In the Campylobacter showae genome, one interval contains:
- a CDS encoding copper resistance protein CopD, translating into MQAIYPYAQLIHLICAIIFVGFLFFDVIIFSRAKKKLPAEIAQKAQQAISSVAIKIMPLCVLILILTGGMMMSSWVGSKAGGYFASNLQTALMIKVVLAMLIFAAVATNLTCKFILKRPSPLGNIHPFAFAAAAVVVILAKVMFMV; encoded by the coding sequence GTGCAAGCAATCTACCCTTACGCGCAGCTTATTCACCTGATCTGCGCTATTATTTTCGTTGGATTTTTATTTTTCGACGTGATTATTTTTTCAAGGGCTAAAAAGAAACTGCCCGCGGAAATAGCGCAAAAAGCGCAACAGGCTATCTCAAGCGTCGCGATAAAGATCATGCCGCTTTGCGTGCTGATTTTGATTTTAACGGGCGGCATGATGATGAGCAGCTGGGTCGGCTCGAAGGCTGGCGGATATTTCGCGTCAAATTTACAAACCGCCTTGATGATAAAGGTTGTTTTGGCGATGCTGATATTTGCGGCCGTAGCGACCAATCTCACGTGCAAATTTATACTAAAGCGCCCTAGCCCGTTAGGCAATATTCATCCGTTTGCATTTGCGGCGGCCGCAGTCGTCGTGATACTTGCTAAAGTTATGTTTATGGTGTAA
- a CDS encoding type III restriction-modification system endonuclease codes for MAGFNYERDLPHQNEAINAVIKALIGREIKTNLNAEQNPLIESKDKIFDICMQTGTGKTYTFMKMMFELNKIAGVFKFIIAVPTLSIKAGTMSFLNSDTTREHFRDIYSKNIKIYLVESTSRKDKKERMPSAISEFARASENNAVHVLVINQGMINSKTMEKEFDATLFDAFSKPFEVISHTRPILVIDEPHKFDKENKTWENLEKFNAQLVFRYGATFSKFENKIYELNALDAFNADLVKGVEVYVAKFDEAADASVRLVSTDGAIAKFEYKIDRKSKFYDLARDNDLGSIDENLSGIKIEKINTKTALLNNGVEMKRGDAINPFSYSQTLQQKMLQTAVDAHFKNEREMMKRSPRIKPLALFFINDIESYREKDGAFRTEFETLIKAKMEQIYKEEEPGFYKDYLKKSLEDISLTHGGYFSKDNSDKDEEIQKEINEILRDKESLLSLENTRRFIFSKWTLREGWDNPNVFSICKLRSSGSNTSKLQEVGRGLRLPVNEYMSRVKDDKFMLNYIVDFSEKDFANSLINEINKDAEVEVNKEELTEEIYERVKQKFNISKLKILSSLVEVGACDENGKFLEGGYEKFKEIYPIRNGNLSQKIRNVEDRKKGIKIRPAMFAELKELWERLNERAILEYDIKNEEEFRKIFSDFLFARKEIFKPSGLEVRKFGVKATKSGMCVVNISSVEDKIEPINTLSYKEFLIKLSDETSMRLDTLHQAFIRCKGAIDIKEYLNLSTVYAVKSEFNRYLLENALSKFSISYKNIKSSVHPTKFTDKNGNIKEVSSSDLGVQSIAGKATREYLFDEIFFDSELERENIAQEITDVVVFTKIPKNSIKIPVAGGGTYSPDFAYIINQKNGKSKLNFIIETKNKPKEELALSEKQKIKHAQELFSRGGFDVRFETQFENDEILEIIKRYL; via the coding sequence ATGGCCGGATTTAACTACGAAAGAGACTTGCCTCATCAAAACGAAGCGATAAATGCGGTAATAAAAGCTTTAATCGGGCGCGAGATAAAAACGAACCTAAACGCGGAGCAAAATCCGCTAATAGAAAGCAAAGATAAAATTTTTGATATCTGCATGCAAACCGGCACCGGCAAAACGTATACGTTTATGAAAATGATGTTTGAGCTAAATAAAATCGCAGGCGTTTTTAAATTTATAATCGCGGTGCCGACGCTTTCTATAAAGGCCGGAACGATGAGTTTTTTAAACTCCGATACTACTAGAGAGCATTTTAGAGATATTTACTCTAAAAATATCAAAATATATTTAGTCGAAAGCACAAGCCGAAAAGATAAAAAAGAACGTATGCCAAGCGCTATAAGCGAATTTGCAAGAGCGAGTGAGAATAATGCCGTACACGTACTTGTAATAAATCAAGGTATGATAAATTCTAAAACTATGGAAAAAGAATTTGACGCGACTCTTTTTGATGCATTTTCAAAACCATTTGAAGTTATCTCGCATACAAGACCTATCTTGGTAATAGACGAACCGCATAAATTCGATAAAGAGAATAAAACGTGGGAAAATTTGGAGAAATTTAACGCGCAACTCGTTTTTAGATACGGAGCTACTTTTAGCAAATTCGAAAATAAAATTTACGAGCTAAACGCGCTTGATGCTTTTAATGCGGATCTGGTAAAGGGCGTTGAGGTTTACGTGGCCAAATTCGACGAGGCGGCTGACGCGAGCGTGAGACTGGTGTCGACGGACGGAGCGATCGCCAAATTCGAATATAAAATCGATAGGAAAAGTAAATTTTACGATCTTGCGAGAGATAACGATTTGGGTTCCATAGACGAAAATTTAAGCGGTATAAAGATAGAAAAGATAAATACGAAAACGGCGTTATTAAATAACGGCGTAGAGATGAAAAGAGGCGACGCGATAAATCCTTTTAGCTACTCGCAAACGCTTCAACAAAAGATGTTGCAAACGGCCGTAGATGCGCACTTTAAAAACGAGCGCGAGATGATGAAGCGATCGCCTCGCATAAAACCGCTTGCGTTATTTTTTATAAACGATATAGAGAGCTACCGCGAAAAGGACGGAGCGTTTAGGACCGAATTTGAAACGCTGATAAAAGCAAAAATGGAGCAAATTTATAAAGAAGAAGAGCCTGGATTTTATAAAGATTATCTAAAAAAATCGCTTGAAGATATATCTTTAACTCACGGCGGATATTTCTCGAAAGATAATAGCGATAAGGATGAAGAGATTCAAAAAGAGATAAATGAAATTTTGCGCGATAAGGAGAGTTTGCTAAGCTTAGAAAACACTAGGCGTTTTATATTTTCGAAATGGACTTTGCGCGAAGGCTGGGATAATCCGAACGTCTTTAGTATTTGCAAGCTACGAAGCAGCGGTTCGAATACGAGTAAGCTGCAAGAAGTAGGGCGCGGACTAAGACTGCCTGTAAACGAGTATATGTCTCGCGTCAAGGACGATAAATTTATGCTTAATTATATCGTCGATTTTAGCGAAAAGGACTTCGCAAATAGCCTGATAAACGAGATAAATAAAGATGCTGAAGTCGAAGTAAATAAAGAGGAGCTTACCGAAGAAATATACGAAAGAGTAAAGCAAAAATTTAATATTAGTAAGCTCAAAATTCTAAGTAGTTTAGTTGAGGTTGGAGCGTGCGACGAGAACGGTAAATTTTTAGAAGGCGGATATGAAAAATTTAAAGAGATTTATCCGATACGAAACGGAAATTTATCGCAAAAGATAAGAAACGTCGAAGATAGGAAAAAGGGTATAAAGATAAGACCCGCTATGTTTGCTGAGCTAAAAGAGCTTTGGGAGAGGCTAAATGAGCGAGCAATCCTAGAATACGACATAAAAAACGAGGAAGAGTTCCGCAAAATTTTTAGCGATTTTTTATTCGCCAGAAAAGAGATATTTAAACCAAGCGGACTTGAAGTGCGAAAATTCGGCGTAAAAGCAACGAAAAGCGGTATGTGTGTCGTAAATATAAGTAGCGTAGAAGATAAAATAGAGCCTATAAATACGCTGAGCTATAAAGAATTTTTAATAAAGTTAAGCGATGAGACGAGTATGCGGCTAGATACGTTACATCAAGCATTTATAAGATGTAAGGGGGCGATAGATATAAAGGAGTATTTAAATCTTTCGACTGTTTATGCCGTTAAGAGCGAATTTAACCGTTATTTGCTCGAAAATGCACTAAGTAAATTTAGCATTTCGTATAAAAATATAAAAAGTAGCGTCCATCCTACGAAATTTACCGATAAAAACGGTAATATAAAAGAAGTGAGTTCTAGCGATCTTGGAGTGCAAAGTATCGCAGGCAAAGCTACTAGGGAGTATTTGTTTGATGAAATATTTTTTGATTCCGAGCTTGAGAGAGAAAATATAGCTCAAGAAATAACGGACGTAGTAGTTTTTACTAAAATTCCTAAAAACTCTATAAAAATCCCGGTAGCAGGCGGCGGCACATACTCGCCCGATTTTGCTTATATAATCAATCAAAAAAACGGTAAAAGTAAGCTAAATTTTATCATCGAAACCAAAAATAAGCCCAAAGAGGAGCTTGCTTTAAGCGAAAAACAAAAGATTAAGCACGCACAAGAACTATTTAGTAGAGGCGGTTTTGATGTGAGATTTGAAACGCAGTTTGAGAATGATGAAATTTTGGAGATTATCAAGCGGTATTTATAG
- a CDS encoding DNA methyltransferase: MDKDHIFWQKNSRGRLTPYEIIYFDEIEKEKIIKTRTMFTDFGTTTDATKEIQNLFNNKKVFDTPKPTNLLKKLMQVGTDYDDIILDFFAGSGTTAHAVMAQNLEDSGNRKFILVQLDEKIDEKKSKMAYDFCKNELKSKNPTIFDITKERILRAAQSLSLSLSLSLSLSLSLETTRGLNLKSFRSSHF; the protein is encoded by the coding sequence TTGGATAAAGATCATATTTTTTGGCAGAAAAATTCTAGAGGCCGCCTGACTCCGTACGAGATTATATATTTTGATGAAATAGAAAAAGAAAAAATTATAAAAACTAGAACTATGTTTACAGATTTTGGAACTACTACAGATGCCACAAAGGAAATACAAAATTTATTTAATAACAAAAAAGTTTTTGATACTCCAAAACCTACGAACTTACTTAAAAAATTAATGCAAGTTGGTACTGATTATGACGACATCATTCTAGACTTCTTTGCTGGTTCCGGCACTACCGCTCACGCCGTAATGGCTCAAAATTTAGAAGACAGCGGCAACCGTAAATTTATATTAGTCCAGCTTGATGAAAAAATAGATGAGAAAAAGAGCAAAATGGCTTACGATTTTTGTAAAAACGAGCTAAAAAGTAAAAATCCGACTATCTTTGACATCACGAAAGAGCGTATCTTGCGCGCAGCGCAGTCTCTCTCTCTCTCTCTCTCTCTCTCTCTCTCTCTCTCTCTCTCTCTCGAGACGACGCGCGGCTTAAATTTAAAATCTTTTCGATCGTCCCACTTTTAA
- a CDS encoding site-specific DNA-methyltransferase encodes MQVQNIFDDKDISANSESLAVLKRNFPQCFDKSGKFDLETLSRILGSENIKKEGFELRFLGKSYARLTANLNPKTLLMPDIAHNAKNKDAQNLLIKGDNLEVLKHLKNAYFESIKMIYIDPPYNTGSDGFVYSDDRKFSADELAKLAGISEDEAKRVLEFTAKGSNSHSAWLSFIYPRLYIARELLREDGVIFISIDDNEQAQLKILCDEIFGEENFVANLIWQKKKGGSQDSQDFSKEHEYILCYKKKDWRIYDETEEFTEDDFNKTINNKKANIIKLEKWGAGALRIEAPTL; translated from the coding sequence ATGCAGGTGCAAAACATTTTCGACGATAAAGATATCTCGGCAAACAGCGAGTCGCTCGCTGTTTTAAAACGAAATTTCCCGCAATGTTTTGATAAAAGCGGCAAATTCGACTTAGAAACGTTAAGCCGAATTTTAGGCTCGGAAAATATCAAAAAGGAGGGTTTTGAGTTAAGATTTTTAGGCAAATCTTATGCGAGATTAACGGCGAATTTAAATCCCAAAACGCTTCTAATGCCCGATATCGCTCATAACGCTAAAAACAAAGACGCCCAAAATTTACTCATAAAGGGCGATAATCTCGAAGTGCTAAAACACCTTAAAAACGCTTATTTTGAGAGTATTAAAATGATTTACATCGATCCGCCTTATAACACGGGTAGCGATGGGTTCGTATATAGCGACGATAGAAAATTTAGCGCCGATGAGCTTGCAAAGCTTGCCGGCATCTCTGAGGATGAGGCTAAACGCGTGCTTGAATTTACCGCAAAAGGCTCAAACTCGCACTCTGCGTGGTTAAGTTTTATCTATCCGCGTCTTTATATCGCTAGGGAGCTACTCCGCGAAGACGGCGTGATATTTATAAGTATCGACGATAACGAACAGGCACAACTTAAAATTTTATGCGATGAAATTTTTGGGGAGGAGAATTTTGTTGCCAACTTAATATGGCAAAAGAAAAAAGGTGGCTCACAAGATAGCCAAGATTTTTCAAAAGAACACGAATATATTTTATGCTACAAGAAAAAAGATTGGCGAATTTACGATGAAACAGAAGAATTTACCGAAGATGACTTTAATAAAACAATTAATAATAAAAAAGCCAATATTATAAAATTGGAAAAATGGGGTGCCGGTGCTTTGAGAATTGAAGCACCAACGCTTTAA
- the serS gene encoding serine--tRNA ligase yields MINLRLLESNYDEFVKKLQGKNVKPEVLNELLTTFNELKAKRQALENFQAIQNAKSKELGIKARNGENTDELKNELNLNKAAMGDAADIVRAYEEKLENIASCVPNITDDDVPFGADEDGNICVKTVLEPTKFDFAPKEHYELGESLGWLDFERGVKLSGSRFCVLKGMGARLSRALVNYMIDFNSARGFELVNVPFLVSSNTLYGTGQLPKFEEDLYKVRDEDLYLIPTSEVPVTNLYNDEILPVESLPIKMTCYSACFRKEAGSAGRDTRGMIRQHQFEKVELVAITTPEQSAQMLDEMVACASDLLTSLGLPHRHMLLCSGDLGFSAAKTIDLEVWLPGQNKYREISSVSNTRDFQARRAKIRYKDGKKNALVNTLNGSSLAVGRTLIAIMENYQKADGSIEIPEVLKRYM; encoded by the coding sequence ATGATAAATCTAAGACTACTTGAAAGCAACTACGACGAGTTCGTAAAAAAATTGCAAGGAAAAAACGTAAAGCCCGAGGTTTTAAACGAGCTTTTGACGACGTTTAACGAGCTAAAAGCCAAACGCCAAGCGTTAGAAAATTTCCAAGCGATCCAAAACGCTAAGAGCAAGGAGCTAGGCATAAAGGCTAGAAACGGCGAGAACACCGACGAGCTAAAAAACGAGCTAAATTTAAACAAAGCCGCGATGGGCGACGCCGCCGATATCGTGCGCGCATACGAGGAAAAACTGGAAAACATCGCAAGCTGCGTGCCTAATATCACCGACGACGACGTGCCGTTTGGCGCCGATGAGGATGGCAACATCTGCGTAAAAACGGTGCTGGAACCGACCAAATTTGACTTCGCGCCGAAGGAACACTACGAGCTTGGCGAGAGTCTTGGCTGGCTTGATTTCGAGCGCGGAGTTAAGCTTTCAGGCTCGCGCTTTTGCGTGCTAAAGGGCATGGGGGCAAGGCTTAGTAGAGCGCTGGTTAACTATATGATAGACTTTAACAGCGCGCGCGGCTTTGAGCTGGTTAACGTGCCGTTTTTGGTTAGCTCAAATACCCTCTACGGCACCGGACAACTGCCTAAATTTGAAGAAGATCTCTATAAAGTGCGCGACGAGGATTTGTATCTGATACCGACTAGCGAAGTACCGGTGACGAATCTTTATAACGACGAAATTTTGCCAGTAGAGAGCTTGCCGATAAAAATGACTTGCTACTCGGCGTGCTTCCGCAAAGAAGCGGGCTCCGCCGGACGCGATACGCGCGGCATGATACGCCAACATCAGTTTGAAAAGGTCGAGCTCGTAGCTATCACGACCCCCGAGCAAAGCGCGCAGATGTTAGACGAGATGGTAGCCTGCGCTAGCGACTTGCTAACGAGCCTTGGGCTGCCGCACCGACATATGCTGCTTTGCAGCGGGGATCTGGGCTTTAGCGCGGCAAAGACGATAGACCTCGAGGTCTGGCTACCGGGACAAAACAAGTACCGCGAGATAAGCTCGGTATCAAATACCCGCGACTTCCAAGCGCGCAGAGCTAAAATCCGCTACAAAGACGGCAAGAAAAACGCTCTGGTAAACACCCTAAACGGCTCGAGCCTAGCCGTAGGCAGAACGCTAATAGCGATAATGGAAAACTACCAAAAAGCAGACGGCAGCATCGAGATCCCCGAAGTTCTTAAAAGGTATATGTAG
- a CDS encoding tetratricopeptide repeat protein, producing the protein MAQNDDENVVILEEADFDQDEETESLDDQEDGDGDGLVSLDELEPVAVEQPVDAQEEAKKSKKKLFIFGGAAGAFVITLAIVLFFVFRGEKKPPIDEKQIVKDIEEHYESQKFGSSKIDDMIAKANLLYEKGNKFEALKIYENIAVYNQSLSNYNLGVSQMRQGKFEDALESFKKAIANDENVAISAINAAVSSLELKNEQNFDYYINLANSFLYKEAGTPLYNYYYALINYYKGQYVEALAALSHAENGYYKDRYDYLAAKILSFIGDDTEAIKKLEAQKEFNADLALGMLYARLGQYERARNRLNLALKKDSDSNKINSMIAIINLKDGKFDAATDELKAVFHEDPLFLNANFPIKTILKPELFDVNLAQAHFRNDLFFDKTKRYETLFYFAPYKVFDPGQTINYIRKGGVSLFLDDASAAGNYLNASGALSKVNLELSSAIANALNYKLKQANAQFASLISLYPEHSVLHYDLALSYAQLGNFSMAAKHFITSYHLDPTNHLAGVLGAIANDINAVDNTKLLQEISENLDHDSSSKDAPVSQALMALIANNSGALMRWLEEDKEESALNLAFDAIIAKMTDKGAEFAKKTQILKAKLPEDIVANILDFIANYKDEGIKKYVEQIQIYFHNKQLNDAAFYHGANIIKEQYIKLLQISGLLNYERQKLKALLKQGADNADLLQTLAYIDIFTNDFEESYQIYNRIIDEFKINDAGTLFLAAVAAIGSNHPQNATALLELSKLTDPNAMESRVALGHLYQEIDNIEAATIQYGLIKDPNFKSKFVDFMIDYEKLEK; encoded by the coding sequence GTGGCGCAAAACGACGATGAAAACGTAGTAATCCTCGAAGAGGCCGATTTTGATCAAGACGAAGAAACAGAATCGCTAGACGATCAAGAAGACGGCGACGGCGACGGTCTGGTCTCGCTTGACGAGCTAGAGCCCGTAGCCGTCGAACAGCCCGTAGACGCGCAAGAAGAGGCTAAAAAAAGCAAGAAAAAGCTTTTTATCTTCGGCGGAGCGGCGGGTGCGTTCGTCATTACACTGGCCATAGTTTTGTTTTTCGTTTTTAGAGGCGAGAAAAAGCCGCCGATAGATGAAAAACAGATCGTAAAAGACATCGAGGAACACTACGAGTCGCAAAAATTCGGCAGCTCAAAGATCGACGACATGATCGCTAAGGCAAATTTGCTCTACGAAAAGGGCAATAAATTTGAAGCGCTGAAAATCTACGAAAACATCGCCGTTTACAATCAAAGCCTCTCAAACTACAATCTAGGCGTCTCGCAGATGAGGCAAGGTAAATTTGAAGACGCGTTAGAAAGCTTTAAAAAAGCGATCGCCAACGACGAAAACGTCGCCATTAGTGCCATAAACGCCGCAGTTAGCTCGCTGGAGCTAAAAAACGAGCAAAATTTCGACTACTATATAAATCTCGCAAACTCGTTTTTGTACAAGGAGGCGGGCACTCCGCTATACAACTACTACTACGCGCTCATAAACTACTATAAAGGCCAGTATGTCGAGGCTCTAGCGGCTCTATCGCACGCTGAAAACGGCTACTACAAAGACCGCTACGACTACCTCGCGGCTAAAATTTTAAGCTTTATCGGCGACGATACCGAAGCGATAAAAAAGCTCGAAGCGCAAAAGGAGTTTAACGCAGATCTGGCGCTTGGTATGCTTTACGCGAGGCTCGGGCAGTATGAAAGAGCTAGAAATAGGTTAAATTTAGCGCTAAAAAAGGACAGCGACTCAAATAAAATCAACTCGATGATAGCCATCATAAACCTAAAAGACGGTAAATTTGATGCTGCGACCGACGAGCTAAAGGCAGTCTTTCACGAGGATCCGTTGTTTTTAAACGCGAATTTTCCGATAAAAACGATACTAAAACCCGAGCTTTTCGACGTAAATTTAGCTCAGGCGCACTTTAGAAACGACCTGTTTTTCGATAAAACCAAACGATATGAGACGCTGTTTTACTTCGCGCCTTACAAGGTTTTTGATCCGGGTCAAACGATAAACTACATAAGAAAAGGCGGCGTGAGCCTGTTTTTGGACGACGCAAGCGCAGCGGGCAACTACCTAAACGCTAGCGGCGCGCTCTCAAAGGTAAATTTAGAGCTCTCATCAGCCATCGCAAACGCCCTAAATTACAAGCTAAAGCAGGCCAACGCGCAGTTCGCCTCGCTCATCTCGCTCTATCCCGAGCACTCGGTTTTACACTACGACCTAGCGCTTAGCTACGCTCAGCTAGGCAACTTTAGCATGGCGGCAAAGCACTTTATCACGAGCTATCACCTAGACCCGACGAACCACCTAGCGGGCGTGCTGGGCGCTATCGCAAACGATATAAACGCAGTGGATAATACCAAACTACTGCAAGAAATTTCAGAAAATCTCGACCACGACTCAAGCTCGAAAGACGCGCCCGTTAGCCAGGCTCTGATGGCGCTCATCGCAAATAATAGCGGCGCTTTAATGCGCTGGCTAGAAGAAGATAAGGAGGAGAGTGCGCTAAATTTAGCCTTTGACGCGATAATCGCAAAGATGACCGACAAGGGCGCAGAGTTTGCTAAAAAGACGCAAATTTTAAAGGCCAAGCTACCTGAAGATATCGTAGCGAACATTCTTGATTTTATCGCAAACTATAAAGATGAAGGCATCAAAAAATACGTCGAGCAAATCCAAATTTACTTCCACAACAAACAGCTAAACGACGCGGCGTTTTATCACGGCGCAAACATCATCAAAGAGCAATACATCAAGCTTTTGCAAATCTCGGGCCTACTAAACTACGAACGCCAGAAGTTAAAAGCGCTACTAAAACAAGGCGCCGATAACGCCGACTTGCTCCAGACGCTAGCTTATATCGACATTTTCACGAACGATTTTGAGGAGAGCTATCAGATCTACAACCGCATAATCGACGAATTTAAGATAAACGACGCTGGCACGCTGTTTCTAGCGGCCGTAGCCGCCATCGGCTCAAATCACCCGCAAAACGCAACCGCGCTTTTGGAGCTATCTAAACTCACCGATCCAAACGCGATGGAAAGCCGCGTGGCGCTCGGGCACCTATACCAAGAGATCGATAATATCGAAGCTGCGACGATACAATACGGGCTGATAAAAGATCCGAATTTTAAAAGTAAATTCGTTGATTTTATGATTGATTACGAGAAGCTGGAAAAGTAG
- a CDS encoding vWA domain-containing protein has product MKKIAFLLMIIGAFAFAKSEEAPQKSTPKQLEMVLILDKSGSMSGLESDTIGGFNSMIDKQKEAGVDAKVTTVLFDTNFRTLHDRTDIKKVEKLTNKDYVAGGNTALLDAVGDTINKISKVEDIYAKNRAVLFVIITDGQENSSKEYSKAQIKKMISDKQEKYDWEFIFLGANIDAVSEAQSLGIKGTNAVKYKNSSEGVQKNFEAAAEMSKDMAMDKKSSSKWREKVLEDK; this is encoded by the coding sequence ATGAAAAAAATCGCGTTTTTGTTGATGATTATCGGGGCGTTTGCGTTTGCTAAAAGCGAGGAAGCGCCACAAAAATCTACGCCAAAGCAGCTTGAGATGGTGCTGATCCTAGATAAATCGGGCTCCATGAGCGGGCTTGAGAGCGATACGATCGGCGGCTTTAACTCGATGATCGACAAGCAAAAAGAAGCGGGCGTGGACGCAAAGGTAACTACGGTACTCTTTGATACAAATTTCAGGACATTGCACGATAGAACAGATATCAAAAAGGTCGAGAAGCTAACAAACAAAGACTATGTTGCGGGCGGCAATACCGCTCTACTAGACGCGGTCGGCGATACGATAAATAAAATCTCAAAAGTCGAGGACATCTACGCTAAAAACAGAGCCGTGCTTTTCGTAATCATCACTGACGGGCAAGAAAACTCGAGCAAAGAGTATTCAAAGGCTCAGATCAAAAAAATGATAAGCGATAAGCAGGAAAAATACGACTGGGAGTTTATATTTTTGGGAGCTAACATCGACGCTGTTAGCGAGGCGCAGAGCCTAGGTATAAAGGGCACGAACGCGGTGAAATACAAAAACAGCAGCGAGGGCGTACAGAAAAACTTTGAGGCTGCTGCCGAGATGTCTAAAGATATGGCGATGGATAAAAAATCAAGCTCGAAGTGGCGCGAAAAGGTGCTTGAGGATAAGTAA
- a CDS encoding 2-isopropylmalate synthase, whose amino-acid sequence MNNDKIIIFDTTLRDGEQSPGASMNTEEKIRIARQLERLNVDVMEVGFAAASRGDFDAIHQIAKQASNASICSLARAVDGDIKAAGEAIAPAKNRRIHTFIATSPIHMEFKLKMAPDEVIRRAVKAVEYAKTFCDDVEFSCEDAGRSEMSFLKEICDAAINAGAKTINIPDTVGYLYPEEMAARIGEIVKFINGRAVVSVHNHNDLGLAVANSLAAIKAGARQVECTLNGIGERAGNAALEEIVMAIKTRQDIFAPLYTDIVCKEIYPSSRLLSGIIGIEPQPNKAIVGKNAFAHESGIHQDGVLKHKETYEIISAESIGLDKNSLVLGKHSGRHAFKDKLISLGFELEDSALNEAFEKFKALADKKKEIFDDDLRALVTSEIIKIPEVFEFLTLTQSSCNKGLSSAAITLRHADEIKSDAALGNGTVDAIFKVIDRLSGIHGVLKDYKVSAVSQGKDALANVVVKVEFDGKTIIGHGLDIDTMTASARAYVGALNSYVKITATK is encoded by the coding sequence ATGAACAATGATAAAATAATAATATTTGATACGACTTTACGAGACGGCGAGCAAAGCCCCGGCGCCTCGATGAATACCGAGGAGAAAATCCGCATCGCGCGACAGCTAGAGCGCTTAAACGTGGACGTTATGGAGGTCGGTTTTGCCGCGGCTAGTAGGGGTGATTTCGACGCGATACATCAGATCGCCAAGCAAGCCTCAAACGCCTCCATCTGTTCGCTCGCCCGCGCCGTAGACGGCGATATAAAGGCTGCCGGAGAGGCTATCGCGCCTGCTAAAAACAGACGTATCCACACCTTTATCGCTACAAGCCCGATCCATATGGAGTTTAAGCTAAAGATGGCCCCCGACGAAGTAATCAGGCGCGCCGTAAAAGCCGTGGAATACGCTAAAACGTTTTGCGACGACGTCGAGTTTAGCTGCGAAGACGCGGGCCGAAGCGAGATGAGCTTTTTAAAAGAAATTTGCGATGCTGCGATAAACGCCGGCGCAAAAACGATCAATATCCCAGACACCGTAGGCTACCTATATCCCGAGGAGATGGCGGCGCGCATCGGCGAGATAGTTAAATTTATAAACGGCCGCGCAGTGGTCTCCGTGCATAACCACAACGACCTAGGCCTAGCCGTCGCAAACTCGCTAGCCGCGATAAAAGCGGGCGCCAGACAGGTCGAGTGCACGCTAAACGGCATCGGCGAGCGCGCGGGAAACGCGGCTCTTGAAGAGATCGTGATGGCGATAAAAACGCGCCAAGACATCTTTGCGCCGCTTTACACCGATATCGTTTGTAAGGAAATTTACCCTAGCTCGCGCCTGTTATCCGGCATCATCGGTATCGAGCCTCAGCCAAACAAAGCCATCGTCGGCAAAAATGCCTTCGCTCACGAAAGCGGCATCCACCAAGACGGCGTGCTAAAACACAAAGAAACCTACGAGATCATCAGCGCCGAGAGCATCGGACTGGATAAAAACTCGCTGGTGCTCGGCAAACACTCGGGTCGCCACGCCTTTAAAGATAAGCTAATTAGCCTTGGTTTTGAGCTCGAAGATAGCGCGCTAAACGAGGCGTTTGAGAAATTTAAGGCGCTAGCGGATAAGAAAAAAGAGATCTTTGACGACGACTTGCGCGCGCTAGTTACGAGCGAGATTATCAAGATCCCTGAGGTTTTCGAGTTCTTGACGCTTACGCAAAGCAGCTGCAACAAAGGCCTAAGCAGCGCAGCGATCACGCTTCGTCACGCCGACGAGATCAAGAGCGATGCGGCGCTAGGCAACGGTACGGTGGACGCGATATTTAAGGTAATCGACCGCTTAAGCGGTATCCACGGCGTGCTCAAGGATTACAAGGTTAGCGCCGTTTCGCAGGGCAAGGACGCGCTGGCAAACGTCGTCGTGAAGGTCGAATTTGACGGCAAGACCATCATCGGTCACGGACTTGATATCGATACGATGACGGCGAGCGCTAGAGCGTATGTGGGCGCGCTAAATAGCTACGTAAAAATCACCGCTACAAAGTAA